A genome region from Christensenella minuta includes the following:
- a CDS encoding ABC transporter permease: protein MKNNETAAPLAVKAKKKIDRQLLGLLIFVIVMMVVMSFLSDSFLSVSNLTNVFRQSVFIMLLGFGMTFVLTTGGIDLSVGVMLALSGGMAGWLLSMNVNIVPAIIAGVLVGILVGAGNGLMITKLRITPFIATLATMSIGRGVMYVWTNSIPFRNYMVGGFRFIGQGDVFGLQFPIVIAIVAFVILQFVYRCTAFGRHVTAYGSNEESARVSGIDTDKLLIKVYALSGLMAAIAGITLASRLETVHPEMGKGYELDAIAAAIIGGTSLSGGRGTLVGTVLGAFIIYLISNALNLLNVDPDWETIVKGIIILIVVAVEFLSHRNKKG from the coding sequence ATGAAAAACAATGAAACGGCTGCGCCTCTTGCAGTAAAAGCAAAAAAGAAAATAGACCGGCAGCTTCTCGGCCTGCTGATCTTCGTCATCGTCATGATGGTTGTGATGTCCTTCCTTTCGGACAGCTTCCTTTCGGTGTCGAACCTCACCAACGTATTCCGCCAGTCGGTATTCATCATGCTCCTGGGCTTCGGCATGACGTTCGTGCTCACCACCGGCGGCATCGACCTTTCGGTAGGCGTGATGCTCGCTCTTTCGGGCGGCATGGCAGGCTGGTTGCTTTCCATGAACGTCAATATCGTTCCGGCGATCATTGCGGGCGTCCTTGTGGGCATCCTTGTGGGCGCGGGTAACGGCCTGATGATAACCAAGCTGCGCATCACGCCCTTCATCGCCACGCTCGCCACCATGAGTATCGGGCGCGGGGTCATGTATGTGTGGACGAACTCAATCCCCTTCCGCAACTATATGGTGGGCGGCTTCCGCTTCATCGGGCAGGGGGACGTCTTCGGACTGCAGTTCCCCATCGTGATTGCCATCGTGGCTTTCGTGATCCTGCAATTCGTGTACCGGTGTACGGCGTTCGGACGGCATGTGACGGCGTATGGCAGCAACGAGGAATCGGCAAGGGTGTCGGGCATCGATACGGATAAGCTTTTAATCAAGGTTTACGCGCTGTCCGGCCTGATGGCGGCAATCGCGGGGATTACGCTCGCGTCCCGCCTGGAAACGGTGCATCCTGAAATGGGCAAGGGCTATGAGCTCGACGCGATCGCGGCGGCGATTATCGGCGGCACCAGCCTTTCGGGCGGCAGGGGAACGCTTGTCGGCACGGTGCTGGGGGCGTTCATCATCTATCTTATCAGCAACGCGCTGAACCTGCTGAACGTGGACCCGGACTGGGAAACGATTGTAAAGGGCATCATCATATTGATCGTGGTGGCGGTGGAGTTCCTGAGCCACCGCAATAAAAAAGGATAG
- a CDS encoding ABC transporter permease — protein sequence MNRRSAATSGGAEIQKNVTGFLKDNAAMIALLIIVLLLIALFAPQFFSVQNITNVARQASTTGIIAIGMTFVIITGGIDLSVGGVLAATGIVFSILTKFGYELWAAVLCALLLGAIVGIVNGFGAIFFGIQPFIMTLATSSVTGGLALLLCDGIPVEFTTVTSPVIDFFGNGNVGPVPGPFVLFAALAVLSAVVLRYVPFGRYVYSVGSSFEGARLAGVRTTRIIMVTYIVCSVCAALAGIVTACWLYVGHPVAGSTAALDSIAAIVIGGTSLSGGKGSVIGTVVGVLLMTAVANLLNLTGVPTYIQQIVKGVIIILAILLSTKGLKGRIKEAWRGL from the coding sequence ATGAACAGGCGCAGCGCAGCAACCAGCGGGGGAGCGGAAATACAAAAAAATGTAACGGGCTTTTTGAAGGACAATGCCGCGATGATCGCGCTCCTCATTATCGTGCTGCTGTTGATCGCCCTCTTCGCACCGCAGTTTTTCAGCGTACAGAATATTACGAACGTTGCCCGGCAGGCTTCCACCACAGGCATCATTGCCATCGGCATGACGTTCGTCATCATCACCGGCGGCATCGATCTTTCGGTGGGCGGCGTGCTTGCGGCTACCGGTATCGTTTTTTCCATCCTTACAAAATTCGGTTACGAGCTGTGGGCTGCCGTGCTGTGCGCCCTGCTTCTCGGTGCGATCGTGGGAATCGTCAACGGGTTCGGCGCCATCTTTTTCGGCATCCAGCCGTTTATCATGACGCTCGCGACTTCTTCGGTCACCGGGGGGCTCGCGCTGCTTTTGTGCGACGGGATTCCCGTGGAGTTTACCACAGTGACGAGCCCGGTGATCGACTTTTTTGGGAACGGCAACGTGGGGCCGGTGCCCGGCCCGTTCGTGCTCTTTGCAGCGCTGGCCGTGCTTTCGGCCGTGGTGCTGCGCTACGTGCCTTTCGGGCGGTATGTATACAGCGTGGGAAGCAGCTTTGAAGGCGCACGCCTTGCGGGCGTGCGCACTACGCGGATTATTATGGTCACTTATATCGTATGCAGCGTGTGCGCGGCGCTGGCAGGAATTGTGACGGCATGCTGGCTGTATGTGGGGCATCCGGTGGCGGGCAGCACGGCGGCGCTCGACAGCATCGCCGCCATTGTAATCGGCGGCACCAGCCTTTCGGGCGGCAAGGGAAGCGTGATCGGCACGGTGGTGGGCGTATTGCTGATGACGGCGGTCGCAAACCTGCTGAACCTGACAGGCGTGCCTACGTATATCCAGCAGATCGTTAAGGGAGTTATCATCATCCTTGCGATCCTGCTTTCCACCAAAGGGCTCAAAGGGCGCATCAAGGAAGCGTGGAGGGGATTATGA
- a CDS encoding sugar ABC transporter substrate-binding protein, translating into MKKRHFKVVGLALAVLMALSAALVGCGNVDSPAQTSAAAADGGVAGAGTPAVSAADGTWQWGDPEWEAAVRAKVEGKTFKIGFTPPAASEFYDIIMHGAYTMMNELHDRFGVNFEFEFVAPSEHDAVESQVSTIENWATKEFDAVLVCTAGDFDSMNAVYEKATAAGTAVYLFNMPAELWDVDTIKATSVISYDNARQSGYLVGQYAAEKLGGEGKILFISGNDGHWTTSRREGFMEAVSEYPGLTIVGEQRGEYVRDSGMAAAENLLQANPDVDFIYGENEEMAQGAVQAVQAMGLKMWDGSEGIIVVGADGLKSGFEQIRSGGLTATVDVGSVDQGREAVKAIFMHELLGYSIDKVINVPTILVDSENIDIPEAYVDWALAAEESYN; encoded by the coding sequence ATGAAAAAAAGGCATTTTAAAGTGGTAGGGCTTGCCCTTGCGGTACTCATGGCGCTGAGCGCAGCGCTTGTGGGCTGCGGGAATGTAGACAGCCCGGCGCAGACGTCGGCTGCGGCTGCGGACGGCGGCGTGGCCGGCGCGGGTACACCGGCCGTTTCCGCTGCGGACGGCACATGGCAGTGGGGCGACCCGGAATGGGAAGCGGCGGTACGCGCCAAGGTGGAAGGCAAGACCTTCAAGATCGGCTTCACTCCGCCGGCGGCATCCGAGTTTTACGATATCATCATGCACGGGGCCTATACCATGATGAACGAGCTGCACGACCGCTTCGGCGTGAACTTTGAATTCGAGTTCGTGGCGCCGAGCGAGCACGACGCGGTGGAATCGCAGGTCTCGACCATCGAAAACTGGGCGACCAAGGAATTCGACGCGGTGCTGGTATGCACGGCGGGCGACTTCGATTCGATGAACGCCGTGTACGAAAAAGCGACGGCGGCGGGCACGGCAGTGTACCTGTTCAACATGCCCGCGGAGCTGTGGGATGTTGACACCATCAAGGCGACTTCCGTCATCAGCTACGACAATGCGCGCCAATCGGGCTACCTCGTGGGCCAGTACGCGGCTGAAAAGCTCGGCGGCGAAGGCAAGATACTCTTTATCTCCGGCAACGACGGCCACTGGACGACCTCGCGCCGCGAGGGCTTCATGGAAGCGGTATCCGAATATCCGGGCCTTACGATCGTCGGTGAGCAGCGCGGCGAGTATGTGCGCGATTCAGGTATGGCGGCGGCGGAAAACCTCCTGCAGGCAAACCCGGACGTGGACTTCATCTACGGCGAGAACGAAGAGATGGCGCAGGGCGCCGTACAGGCGGTGCAGGCGATGGGTCTCAAAATGTGGGACGGCAGCGAAGGCATCATCGTAGTCGGCGCGGACGGCCTGAAATCCGGCTTTGAACAGATCAGGAGCGGCGGACTCACCGCGACGGTGGACGTGGGAAGCGTGGACCAGGGCCGCGAGGCGGTCAAGGCGATCTTCATGCACGAGCTTCTCGGCTACAGCATCGACAAGGTCATCAACGTGCCCACCATCCTTGTGGACAGCGAAAACATCGATATCCCCGAGGCATATGTGGACTGGGCGCTTGCAGCGGAGGAAAGCTACAACTAA
- a CDS encoding tyrosine-type recombinase/integrase, whose amino-acid sequence MDRKENKDNRKAKRGAQGGGSMRKRADGTWEARYTVGRDPGTGKQIQKSVYGKTQTEVRKKLRQVTTEIDNGIYIESVKMMFGQWLDIWLKEYTGNLKPLTLKSYVTQIEKHIKPSLGAVKLQALNTPTIQAFYNKVHRGTNDTVGLSAKTIKNLHGVVHKALSQAMEIGYVKFNASDACKLPRVEKKEIKPLENDEMSAFLQAIQGHPYETIYLVDLFTGLRQSEILGLTWDCIDFDKRTIYVYRQLQKIQGVYQFLPLKNNKARTISPASTVMQALKAQRLRQSEWRLKAGAAWQPWEGNQLVFTNEIGGHLAHFTVYKHYKKIVRDLNIPDARFHDLRHTYAVASLQAGDDVKTVQENLGHHTAAFTLDQYGHVTERMKKESADRMEKFIREIRTE is encoded by the coding sequence ATGGATAGGAAGGAAAACAAAGATAACCGTAAGGCAAAGAGAGGCGCACAGGGCGGCGGATCGATGCGCAAGCGTGCTGATGGTACTTGGGAAGCGCGTTACACCGTTGGACGCGATCCTGGCACTGGTAAACAGATTCAGAAGTCTGTTTATGGGAAAACGCAAACAGAGGTTCGCAAAAAGCTACGTCAGGTCACGACGGAAATAGATAACGGTATTTATATAGAGTCTGTCAAAATGATGTTTGGGCAGTGGCTTGATATTTGGTTGAAAGAGTACACGGGCAATCTAAAGCCGTTGACGCTGAAATCTTATGTTACGCAAATAGAAAAGCACATCAAGCCGTCACTGGGAGCGGTTAAGCTTCAAGCGCTAAATACACCAACAATACAAGCCTTTTACAACAAGGTTCATAGGGGAACAAATGATACAGTAGGTCTATCGGCGAAAACAATCAAAAATTTGCATGGTGTCGTTCATAAAGCGCTTTCACAAGCTATGGAAATTGGATATGTGAAGTTTAACGCTTCTGACGCCTGCAAGCTGCCCCGTGTCGAGAAAAAAGAAATCAAACCGCTTGAAAATGATGAAATGAGCGCATTTTTGCAAGCAATACAAGGACATCCATATGAAACGATCTATCTTGTCGATCTGTTTACAGGTTTACGGCAGTCAGAAATTCTTGGGCTGACGTGGGATTGCATCGACTTTGACAAAAGAACGATTTATGTGTACAGGCAGCTACAAAAAATACAGGGAGTTTATCAGTTCCTTCCGTTGAAAAACAATAAGGCGCGAACGATCTCTCCTGCATCTACTGTTATGCAAGCACTAAAAGCGCAGAGACTTCGGCAAAGTGAATGGCGCTTAAAAGCCGGAGCAGCTTGGCAGCCGTGGGAAGGGAATCAACTTGTGTTCACGAACGAAATCGGCGGACATCTTGCCCACTTTACGGTTTATAAGCACTATAAGAAGATTGTGCGTGATCTTAATATTCCAGATGCGCGGTTTCATGACCTGCGGCATACCTACGCAGTCGCTTCCCTGCAAGCGGGGGACGATGTGAAAACGGTGCAGGAAAATCTTGGACACCACACCGCCGCTTTCACACTCGATCAATACGGGCATGTTACAGAGCGTATGAAGAAGGAAAGTGCGGATCGGATGGAGAAGTTTATTCGTGAAATAAGAACAGAATAA
- a CDS encoding substrate-binding domain-containing protein — protein MRRTVTALLAAAALLLASCGHMTRSPVGNPADEGETVLYTVNGESVDFGIYCSETAAGTLVPEKPLGEYTGTMGVIVSSMRFPYGGGTKVMAEETLEKYFPNMDYVIGNGDGDPVTQSALIDDYIARGIDVLVIDPVEKEAMVPAFERLKEAGIPVVCVDRYVPADFESVVKADDVKIGQKAGEAMVELLGGKGKVVEIQGAPAASNTNDRHIGFAQGIAGSQIEVIAAPYADFLQTRGLGEMEDLLQRFPDDGDIDAIFSQSDVMTMGIIQALKAAGRDIPIVSIDAQESALGAVQAGDIDAVVAYPIPMPAGIFAGVKVMEGEEIPGYIELECPVITTENVGEYIGHSGY, from the coding sequence ATGAGGCGAACTGTGACTGCGCTCCTCGCCGCTGCGGCGCTGCTTTTGGCATCCTGCGGACATATGACCCGGTCGCCGGTAGGAAACCCTGCGGACGAAGGAGAGACCGTGCTTTACACTGTGAACGGCGAATCCGTTGATTTCGGTATCTATTGCAGCGAAACCGCCGCAGGGACGCTGGTGCCCGAAAAGCCGCTCGGCGAATATACCGGAACGATGGGCGTGATCGTTTCGTCCATGCGCTTCCCTTATGGCGGGGGCACGAAGGTCATGGCCGAGGAAACACTGGAAAAGTATTTCCCCAACATGGATTATGTGATCGGCAACGGCGACGGGGACCCGGTTACGCAAAGCGCGCTGATTGACGACTACATTGCCCGGGGCATCGACGTGCTGGTGATCGACCCGGTGGAAAAAGAAGCGATGGTGCCCGCCTTCGAGCGGCTGAAAGAGGCGGGAATTCCCGTGGTATGCGTGGATCGCTATGTGCCCGCGGACTTTGAATCCGTGGTCAAGGCAGACGATGTAAAGATCGGCCAAAAGGCGGGCGAAGCGATGGTGGAGCTTCTCGGGGGCAAGGGAAAGGTGGTGGAGATACAGGGCGCTCCGGCGGCTTCCAACACCAATGACAGGCACATCGGCTTCGCGCAGGGCATCGCGGGATCGCAAATCGAGGTAATCGCCGCGCCGTACGCGGATTTTTTGCAGACGCGCGGCCTCGGGGAGATGGAAGACCTGCTGCAGCGCTTTCCGGATGACGGCGATATCGACGCGATCTTCAGCCAGTCGGACGTCATGACGATGGGTATTATCCAAGCCCTAAAAGCGGCGGGGAGGGATATCCCCATCGTGAGCATCGACGCGCAGGAATCGGCGCTTGGCGCGGTGCAGGCGGGGGATATCGACGCGGTGGTGGCCTATCCCATCCCCATGCCCGCAGGGATATTCGCGGGTGTGAAGGTGATGGAGGGGGAGGAAATCCCCGGCTATATCGAGCTCGAGTGCCCGGTAATCACAACGGAAAATGTGGGGGAGTATATCGGTCATTCGGGCTACTGA
- a CDS encoding M24 family metallopeptidase yields the protein MIAKKTRDMLPAKFEQLINESIWDGFGETITGAEYKARTEKVKGKIEEEGWDAMLVFGDCYRMSNIRWLVNYRTIDGVYPQPEIVFLAPGADPVFFLPDSQIRSAHEESAMKYMGDDIREIRGELSRFLADYNAKKPLKKVALCGYTYCDLEIWDEIKKGIPDADIKQSQMIEYYKSIKTEKELRTMRRAGRVADIGAQMLYDVMEDGITEKEAQSLVYAAMFASGAHSIAFDIMVQTADNLLSLFKRPTDTKITRGNIVMMDHGCRINDYCSDSARTYVFGDVQKEKVELLEKLNRVFETGLEQICAGMTGREADAVIRAAADKEGITQFIVSPSEGRLGPHGTGMDPEEAMPIIGPDSDDVLVEGQTFAYELSAIDENLTGVRTEDPIVVHKDGMEPLTNFPRFSYKP from the coding sequence ATGATTGCAAAGAAAACGAGAGACATGTTACCCGCGAAGTTCGAGCAGCTCATCAATGAGAGCATTTGGGATGGGTTTGGCGAAACGATCACGGGCGCGGAATATAAAGCGCGCACCGAGAAGGTGAAAGGTAAGATCGAAGAGGAGGGCTGGGACGCGATGCTTGTGTTCGGTGACTGCTACCGCATGAGCAACATCCGCTGGCTGGTCAACTACCGCACTATCGACGGGGTATACCCGCAGCCGGAGATCGTATTCCTGGCCCCCGGGGCAGACCCGGTGTTTTTCCTGCCTGACAGCCAGATCCGTTCGGCGCACGAGGAATCCGCAATGAAGTACATGGGCGACGATATCCGCGAGATACGCGGCGAGCTGAGCCGTTTCCTTGCGGACTATAACGCCAAAAAGCCGCTCAAAAAAGTTGCGCTGTGCGGCTATACGTACTGCGACCTTGAGATATGGGATGAAATCAAAAAGGGCATCCCGGACGCGGACATAAAACAGAGCCAGATGATCGAATACTACAAATCCATCAAAACGGAAAAGGAACTGCGCACCATGCGCAGGGCGGGACGCGTGGCGGATATTGGCGCGCAGATGCTTTACGACGTGATGGAGGACGGCATCACCGAAAAAGAGGCGCAAAGCCTGGTCTATGCGGCCATGTTCGCGTCCGGCGCGCACAGCATCGCTTTCGATATTATGGTACAGACGGCAGACAACCTGCTTTCCCTCTTCAAGCGCCCTACGGACACAAAGATCACGCGCGGCAATATCGTGATGATGGACCACGGCTGCCGGATCAACGATTACTGCTCCGATTCCGCAAGGACGTATGTGTTTGGCGATGTGCAGAAGGAAAAGGTAGAGCTGCTTGAAAAGCTGAACCGCGTGTTTGAAACGGGACTCGAGCAAATCTGCGCGGGCATGACGGGACGCGAAGCGGATGCGGTCATCCGCGCGGCGGCCGACAAGGAGGGCATCACGCAATTCATCGTATCCCCGAGCGAAGGCCGCCTGGGGCCGCACGGAACGGGCATGGACCCCGAGGAAGCCATGCCGATTATCGGGCCGGATTCGGACGACGTGCTCGTGGAGGGACAGACGTTCGCGTATGAGCTGTCCGCCATCGACGAAAACCTGACAGGCGTGCGCACGGAAGACCCGATCGTCGTGCACAAGGACGGTATGGAACCGCTGACGAATTTCCCGCGGTTCAGCTATAAGCCGTAA
- a CDS encoding serine/threonine-protein kinase: protein MENFQNFKKKYLDFTPLARGGQKQVYKAESSKYGNVVVKLYFNVGDPRSEREIDIGLNKNFNNVPKIFETGYLEIEGEKTLYIVEQRVNGELLRAKIQRNDYLNLKEAVIFLEQGLTFIEQLEKENIVHRDIKPENIIVDNNGIVYFLDFGIARVLGQPSLTQTEAMFGPHTPGYAAPEQFNNLKSNIDSRTDLFSIGVVTYECITERVIIPFAKELEMRWKCFREQRL from the coding sequence TTGGAAAATTTTCAGAATTTCAAAAAAAAGTATCTTGATTTTACACCTCTAGCGCGTGGTGGGCAAAAACAAGTATATAAGGCTGAAAGTTCAAAATATGGTAACGTCGTGGTAAAGTTGTATTTTAATGTAGGCGATCCTCGGTCAGAGCGTGAAATCGATATAGGACTTAATAAAAATTTTAATAATGTGCCTAAAATATTTGAAACTGGGTATCTAGAAATAGAAGGTGAAAAAACGCTTTATATTGTTGAGCAGAGGGTTAATGGCGAACTGCTTCGCGCTAAAATTCAACGAAATGATTATCTTAATTTAAAAGAAGCTGTGATATTTTTGGAGCAAGGTTTAACATTTATTGAACAGTTGGAAAAAGAAAATATTGTTCATAGAGATATTAAACCAGAAAATATAATTGTTGATAATAATGGGATTGTTTATTTCTTAGACTTTGGAATAGCGCGCGTATTGGGCCAACCTTCTCTAACACAGACAGAAGCAATGTTTGGTCCTCACACGCCGGGATATGCTGCCCCAGAACAATTTAACAATTTGAAGAGCAATATAGACTCACGTACCGATTTGTTTTCGATTGGAGTTGTAACCTACGAATGTATAACGGAACGGGTCATAATCCCTTTCGCGAAGGAGCTGGAAATGCGATGGAAGTGCTTCAGAGAACAGAGACTATAA